A genome region from Geminicoccus roseus DSM 18922 includes the following:
- the ybaL gene encoding YbaL family putative K(+) efflux transporter: MHHAPLLATICIGLVLAFFFGAIAQRLRISPLVGYLLAGAAVGPFTPGFVADQGLANQLAEVGVILLMFGVGLHFSIKDLLSVRLIAVPGAIVQISVATLLGLSLALYLGWPLAGGIVFGLALSVASTVVLLRAMQERRLVETERGRIAVGWLIVEDLVMVFALVLIPVIAHAVHGGSGTEQVEVGAGPLVTRLNLGLWGMLALTFGKVIAFVALMLLVGRRVIPMLLHWVAHTGSRELFRLAVLAIALGVAYGATALFDVSFALGAFFAGMILSESPLSQRAAQETLPLRDAFAVLFFISVGMLFDPGIVVEAPFLLLATLAIILVGKSIAAWLIVRAFGRPASTAYTISASLAQIGEFSFILATLGIQTGLLPEIGRDLILAGAIISILLNPLLFAMADRVAPVQAHERPDHGPAAIQTPHSRTVPEPTGLADHTVLVGYGRVGRVVGGGLRDAGEPFLVIEDRDEPAELARQDGADVMTGNAADPRVLEAANLANARRLFVAIAQSFEAGQVVEQARKAHPGLEILARAHSDAELDYLSQLGATETILGEREIARAMLRHAGVDPDRPSTGEGPASPAQADAMAEEGPADPRDGRSA, translated from the coding sequence ATGCACCACGCGCCCCTGCTCGCCACGATCTGCATTGGCCTGGTGCTGGCCTTCTTCTTCGGCGCCATTGCCCAGCGGCTGCGGATATCCCCGCTGGTGGGATACCTGCTCGCCGGGGCGGCGGTGGGGCCTTTCACGCCCGGTTTTGTTGCGGACCAGGGGCTGGCCAACCAGCTGGCCGAGGTCGGCGTCATTCTCCTGATGTTCGGCGTCGGCCTCCATTTCTCGATCAAGGACCTGCTGTCGGTCCGGCTGATCGCGGTGCCGGGTGCCATCGTGCAGATCTCGGTCGCGACCCTGCTCGGGCTGTCGCTGGCGCTTTACCTCGGCTGGCCGCTCGCGGGCGGCATCGTGTTCGGCCTGGCCCTGTCGGTCGCCAGTACCGTCGTCCTGCTCCGCGCCATGCAGGAGCGGCGTCTGGTCGAGACCGAGCGCGGCCGCATCGCGGTCGGCTGGCTGATCGTCGAAGATCTCGTGATGGTGTTCGCGCTGGTGCTGATCCCGGTGATCGCCCACGCCGTTCATGGCGGCAGCGGCACCGAGCAGGTGGAGGTCGGGGCAGGGCCCCTGGTGACCCGGCTGAACCTCGGCCTGTGGGGGATGCTCGCGCTCACGTTCGGCAAGGTGATCGCGTTCGTGGCGCTGATGCTGCTGGTTGGGCGGCGGGTGATCCCGATGCTGCTGCACTGGGTGGCCCATACCGGCTCGCGCGAGCTGTTCCGCCTGGCGGTGCTCGCGATCGCCCTGGGCGTGGCCTATGGCGCCACCGCCCTGTTCGACGTGTCCTTCGCGCTGGGCGCCTTCTTCGCCGGCATGATCCTCAGCGAATCACCGCTCAGCCAGCGGGCCGCGCAGGAAACCCTGCCGCTGCGCGACGCGTTCGCGGTGCTGTTCTTCATCTCGGTCGGCATGCTGTTCGACCCGGGGATCGTCGTGGAGGCGCCCTTCCTCCTGCTGGCGACCCTGGCGATCATCCTGGTCGGCAAGTCGATCGCCGCCTGGCTGATCGTGCGCGCCTTCGGCCGCCCGGCCTCCACGGCCTACACGATCTCGGCAAGCCTGGCGCAGATCGGCGAGTTCTCGTTCATCCTGGCTACCCTGGGCATCCAGACCGGGCTGCTGCCGGAGATCGGCCGCGACCTGATCCTGGCCGGCGCCATCATCTCGATCCTCCTGAACCCGTTGCTGTTCGCGATGGCGGATCGTGTGGCGCCGGTGCAGGCGCATGAACGGCCGGATCATGGCCCGGCGGCCATCCAGACGCCGCACAGTCGGACGGTGCCCGAACCCACCGGGCTGGCCGACCATACCGTGCTGGTCGGCTATGGCCGGGTCGGCCGGGTGGTGGGCGGCGGGCTGCGCGATGCCGGGGAGCCCTTCCTGGTGATCGAGGACCGCGACGAGCCGGCCGAGCTGGCGCGGCAGGACGGTGCGGACGTGATGACCGGCAACGCCGCCGACCCGAGGGTCCTGGAAGCCGCCAACCTCGCCAATGCGCGAAGGCTGTTCGTGGCGATCGCGCAGAGCTTCGAGGCCGGCCAGGTGGTCGAGCAGGCGCGCAAGGCCCATCCCGGCCTGGAGATCCTGGCGCGCGCCCATTCGGACGCCGAGCTGGACTATCTCAGCCAGCTGGGCGCCACCGAGACGATTCTGGGCGAGCGGGAGATCGCCCGGGCGATGCTGCGTCACGCCGGAGTAGATCCCGACCGGCCTTCCACCGGCGAAGGCCCCGCCTCGCCGGCGCAGGCAGATGCGATGGCCGAGGAAGGACCGGCCGACCCGCGGGACGGCCGGTCCGCCTGA
- a CDS encoding iron-containing alcohol dehydrogenase, whose amino-acid sequence MADINYLTAIRFEFGAVNGLADDLKALGVMRPLLVSDRGLEKVGLVDRVRDLLGPDVPVFLDVPSNPTEAAVKAAALAYRMADCDGIVAVGGGSPIDLAKGVALMATHDGQLADYAMILGGLSRITSRVAPVIAVPTTAGTGSEVGRAALITLDDGRKLGFISPHVIPKKAVCDPELTLALPPGLTAVTGIDALSHCVETFLSPRFNPPAEAIGLDGAGRIWRNIRRACQDGQDRDARAELMMGSLQGGLCFQKGLGAVHALSHALGGLKTHALHHGTLNALLLPGVIRFNAGHVGDKMERLKAAMGIAATDDLADAFAQLNRDLGVPAGLGALGVGRDVFDITIERALADHSHATNPRPASAEDYRRLLDEIL is encoded by the coding sequence ATGGCCGACATCAATTACCTGACTGCGATCCGGTTCGAGTTCGGCGCGGTGAACGGGCTCGCCGACGACCTGAAGGCGCTGGGGGTGATGCGACCCCTGCTCGTCAGCGATCGAGGCCTGGAGAAGGTCGGCCTGGTCGACCGGGTCCGCGACCTGCTCGGGCCGGACGTGCCGGTCTTCCTGGACGTGCCGAGCAACCCGACCGAGGCTGCGGTGAAGGCGGCGGCCCTGGCCTACCGGATGGCGGACTGCGACGGGATCGTGGCCGTGGGCGGCGGCTCTCCCATCGACCTCGCCAAGGGCGTGGCGCTGATGGCGACCCATGACGGCCAGCTTGCCGATTATGCGATGATCCTGGGCGGACTCTCCCGGATCACCAGCAGGGTGGCGCCGGTGATCGCAGTGCCGACCACGGCCGGAACGGGCTCCGAGGTCGGCCGGGCGGCGCTGATCACTCTGGATGATGGGCGCAAGCTTGGCTTCATCAGCCCCCACGTCATCCCCAAGAAGGCGGTTTGCGACCCGGAGCTGACCCTGGCGCTGCCGCCGGGCCTCACCGCGGTCACCGGGATCGACGCACTCTCGCACTGCGTCGAGACCTTCCTGTCGCCGCGCTTCAATCCGCCGGCCGAGGCGATCGGGCTGGACGGTGCCGGCCGGATCTGGCGGAACATCCGCCGCGCCTGCCAGGACGGCCAGGACCGGGACGCCCGGGCGGAATTGATGATGGGCTCGCTGCAGGGCGGCCTGTGCTTCCAGAAGGGGCTGGGTGCCGTCCACGCCCTGTCGCACGCCCTGGGCGGCCTGAAGACCCACGCGCTCCATCACGGCACCCTGAACGCCCTGCTGCTGCCCGGCGTGATCCGCTTCAACGCCGGCCATGTCGGCGACAAGATGGAGCGCCTGAAGGCGGCCATGGGGATCGCGGCGACGGACGACCTGGCCGACGCGTTCGCCCAGCTGAACCGCGACCTGGGGGTTCCGGCCGGGCTCGGCGCGCTGGGCGTGGGCCGTGACGTGTTCGACATCACCATCGAGCGCGCCCTGGCGGATCACAGCCACGCCACCAACCCAAGGCCCGCTTCGGCGGAAGACTATCGTCGCCTCCTGGACGAGATCCTCTGA